In the Microtus pennsylvanicus isolate mMicPen1 chromosome 6, mMicPen1.hap1, whole genome shotgun sequence genome, one interval contains:
- the Adgrl1 gene encoding adhesion G protein-coupled receptor L1 isoform X5, with the protein MARLAAALWSLCVTTVLVTSATQGLSRAGLPFGLMRRELACEGYPIELRCPGSDVIMVENANYGRTDDKICDADPFQMENVQCYLPDAFKIMSQRCNNRTQCVVVAGSDAFPDPCPGTYKYLEVQYDCVPYKVEQKVFVCPGTLQKVLEPTSTHESEHQSGAWCKDPLQAGDRIYVMPWIPYRTDTLTEYASWEDYVAARHTTTYRLPNRVDGTGFVVYDGAVFYNKERTRNIVKYDLRTRIKSGETVINTANYHDTSPYRWGGKTDIDLAVDENGLWVIYATEGNNGRLVVSQLNPYTLRFEGTWETGYDKRSASNAFMVCGVLYVLRSVYVDDDSEAAGNRVDYAFNTNANREEPVSLAFPNPYQFVSSVDYNPRDNQLYVWNNYFVVRYSLEFGPPDPSAGPATSPPLSTTTTARPTPLTSTASPAATTPLRRAPLTTHPVGAINQLGPDLPPATAPAPSTRRPPAPNLHVSPELFCEPREVRRVQWPATQQGMLVERPCPKGTRGIASFQCLPALGLWNPRGPDLSNCTSPWVNQVAQKIKSGENAANIASELARHTRGSIYAGDVSSSVKLMEQLLDILDAQLQALRPIERESAGKNYNKMHKRERTCKDYIKAVVETVDNLLRPEALESWKDMNATEQVHTATMLLDVLEEGAFLLADNVREPARFLAAKQNVVLEVTVLNTEGQVQELVFPQEYPSENSIQLSANTIKQNSRNGVVKVVFILYNNLGLFLSTENATVKLAGETGTGGPGGASLVVNSQVIAASINKESSRVFLMDPVIFTVAHLEAKNHFNANCSFWNYSERSMLGYWSTQGCRLVESNKTHTTCACSHLTNFAVLMAHREIYQGRINELLLSVITWVGIVISLVCLAICISTFCFLRGLQTDRNTIHKNLCINLFLAELLFLVGIDKTQYEVACPIFAGLLHYFFLAAFSWLCLEGVHLYLLLVEVFESEYSRTKYYYLGGYCFPALVVGIAAAIDYRSYGTEKACWLRVDNYFIWSFIGPVSFVIVVNLVFLMVTLHKMIRSSSVLKPDSSRLDNIKSWALGAIALLFLLGLTWAFGLLFINKESVVMAYLFTTFNAFQGVFIFVFHCALQKKVHKEYSKCLRHSYCCIRSPPGGTHGSLKTSAMRSNTRYYTGTQSRIRRMWNDTVRKQTESSFMAGDVNSTPTLNRGTMGNHLLTNPVLQPRGGTSPYNTLIAESVGFNPSSPPVFNSPGSYREPKHPLGGREACGMDTLPLNGNFNNSYSLRSGDFPPGDGGPEPPRGRNLADAAAFEKMIISELVHNNLRGASGGAKGPPPEPPVPPVPGVSEDEAGGPGGADRAEIELLYKALEEPLLLPRAQSVLYQSDLDESESCTAEDGATSRPLSSPPGRDSLYASGANLRDSPSYPDSSPEGPNEALPPPPPAPPGPPEIYYTSRPPALVARNPLQGYYQVRRPSHEGYLAAPSLEGPGPDGDGQMQLVTSL; encoded by the exons TCTTCGTGTGCCCAGGGACTCTGCAGAAGGTACTGGAGCCCACCTCCACACATGAGTCAGAGCACCAGTCTGGTGCCTGGTGCAAGGACCCGCTGCAGGCAGGTGACCGTATCTACGTCATGCCCTGGATCCCCTACCGCACGGACACACTGACTGAATATGCCTCGTGGGAGGACTATGTGGCTGCACGCCACACCACCACGTACCGACTGCCCAACCGTGTGGATGGCACTGGCTTTGTAGTCTACGACGGCGCAGTCTTCTACAACAAGGAGCGCACGCGCAACATCGTCAAGTATGACCTGCGGACTCGCATCAAGAGCGGAGAGACAGTCATCAACACAGCCAACTACCATGACACCTCGCCTTACCGTTGGGGAGGCAAGACCGACATTGACCTGGCGGTGGATGAGAACGGGCTGTGGGTCATCTATGCCACTGAGGGCAACAACGGGCGCCTGGTGGTGAGCCAGCTCAACCCCTACACGCTGCGCTTTGAGGGCACCTGGGAAACGGGCTACGACAAGCGCTCGGCCTCCAATGCCTTCATGGTATGTGGTGTCCTCTACGTGCTGCGCTCCGTGTATGTGGATGACGACAGTGAGGCGGCGGGCAACCGTGTGGACTATGCCTTCAACACCAATGCCAACCGAGAGGAGCCAGTCAGTCTCGCTTTCCCCAACCCCTACCAGTTTGTGTCCTCTGTTGACTACAACCCCCGGGACAACCAGCTGTATGTGTGGAATAACTACTTTGTGGTGCGCTACAGCCTGGAGTTCGGACCCCCAGATCCTAGTGCTG GCCCAGCCACTTCTCCACCTCTCAGTACCACCACCACAGCTCGGCCCACACCCCTCACCAGCACAGCCTCTCCTGCAGCCACCACTCCACTCCGTCGGGCACCCCTCACCACACACCCAGTGGGTGCCATTAACCAGCTGGGACCTGACCTGCCTCCAGCAACAGCCCCAGCGCCCAGCACCCGGCGGCCCCCAGCTCCCAATCTGCATGTGTCCCCTGAGCTCTTCTGTGAACCCCGAGAGGTTCGGCGGGTCCAGTGGCCAGCCACCCAACAGGGTATGCTGGTGGAGAGGCCTTGCCCCAAGGGAACGCGAG GAATTGCCTCGTTCCAGTGTCTCCCTGCTCTGGGGCTCTGGAATCCTCGGGGTCCTGACCTCAGTAACTGCACCTCCCCTTGGGTCAACCAAGTAGCCCAGAAG ATTAAGAGTGGAGAGAATGCAGCCAACATTGCTAGTGAGCTGGCCCGCCATACGCGGGGCTCCATCTACGCTGGGGACGTGTCCTCATCGGTGAAGCTGATGGAACAACTGTTAGACATCCTGGATGCCCAGCTCCAGGCCCTCCGGCCCATTGAGCGTGAGTCAGCTGGCAAGAACTACAACAAG aTGCACAAGCGAGAGAGAACCTGCAAGGATTATATCAAG GCCGTGGTGGAGACGGTGGACAACCTGCTCCGGCCAGAGGCACTTGAGTCCTGGAAAGACATGAATGCCACGGAACAGGTGCATACAGCCACCATGCTCCTAGATGTCCTGGAGGAGGGGGCCTTTCTGCTGGCCGACAATGTCAGGGAACCCGCTCGCTTCTTAGCTGCCAAGCAGAATGTGG TCCTGGAGGTGACTGTCCTGAACACAGAGGGTCAAGTGCAGGAGTTGGTGTTTCCCCAGGAATATCCCAGCGAGAACTCCATCCAGCTGTCTGCCAACACCATCAAGCAGAATAGCCGCAATG ggGTGGTCAAGGTTGTCTTCATCCTCTACAACAACTTGGGCCTGTTCTTGTCCACGGAGAATGCCACGGTGAAGCTGGCAGGCGAGACAGGGACCGGTGGCCCTGGCGGTGCCTCCCTGGTGGTGAACTCGCAGGTCATCGCAGCTTCCATCAATAAGGAATCAAGCCGCGTCTTCCTCATGGACCCTGTCATCTTTACTGTGGCTCACTTGGAG GCCAAGAACCACTTCAATGCAAACTGCTCCTTCTGGAACTACTCAGAGCGCTCCATGCTGGGCTACTGGTCAACCCAGGGCTGCCGCCTGGTGGAGTCCAATAAGACCCATACCACATGTGCCTGCAGCCACCTCACCAACTTCGCAGTGCTCATGGCTCACCGAGAGATC TACCAGGGCCGGATCAATGAGCTGCTGCTGTCGGTCATCACCTGGGTGGGCATTGTCATCTCCCTGGTCTGTCTGGCCATCTGTATCTCCACCTTCTGCTTCCTGCGAGGCCTGCAGACCGACCGCAACACCATCCACAAGAACCTGTGCATCAACCTCTTCCTTGCCGAGCTGCTCTTCCTGGTTGGGATAGACAAGACTCAGTATGAG GTTGCCTGCCCCATCTTTGCAGGCCTGCTGCACTACTTTTTCCTGGCCGCGTTTTCCTGGCTGTGCCTGGAAGGTGTGCACCTCTACCTGCTGCTGGTGGAAGTGTTTGAAAGCGAATACTCACGCACCAAGTACTATTACCTGGGCGGCTACTGCTTCCCAGCCCTGGTGGTAGGCATCGCAGCTGCCATTGACTACCGAAGCTATGGCACCGAGAAGGC CTGCTGGCTGAGAGTTGACAACTACTTCATCTGGAGCTTCATTGGGCCTGTTTCCTTTGTCATTGTG GTGAACCTGGTGTTCCTCATGGTGACCCTGCACAAGATGATCCGGAGCTCATCAGTGCTCAAGCCTGACTCCAGTCGCCTTGACAACATCAA GTCCTGGGCGCTGGGCGCCATTGCGCTGCTCTTCCTGCTGGGCCTCACCTGGGCTTTCGGCCTCCTCTTCATCAACAAGGAGTCTGTAGTCATGGCCTATCTCTTCACTACCTTCAACGCCTTCCAGGGGGTCTTCATCTTTGTCTTTCACTGCGCCTTACAGAAAAAG GTGCACAAGGAGTACAGCAAGTGCCTGCGTCACTCCTACTGCTGCATCCGCTCCCCACCTGGGGGTACTCACGGCTCCCTCAAGACCTCAGCCATGCGAAGTAACACCCGATACTACACGGGGACCCAG AGCCGAATCCGGAGGATGTGGAACGACACCGTGAGGAAACAGACAGAGTCCTCCTTTATGGCAGGTGACGTCAACAGCACCCCCACCCTGAACCGAG GTACCATGGGGAATCATCTACTGACCAACCCCGTGCTACAACCCCGTGGGGGCACCAGCCCATACAATACACTCATTGCAGAGTCTGTGGGCTTCAATCCTTCCTCGCCCCCAGTCTTCAACTCCCCAG GAAGCTACAGGGAACCCA AGCACCCCTTGGGAGGCCGGGAAGCCTGTGGCATGGACACCCTGCCCCTTAACGGCAACTTCAACAACAGCTACTCCTTGAGAAGCGGGGATTTCCCTCCAGGGGATGGGGGTCCTGAGCCACCCCGAGGTCGGAACCTGGCCGATGCCGCTGCCTTTGAGAAGATGATCATCTCAGAGCTGGTGCACAACAACCTGCGGGGGGCCAGTGGGGGCGCCAAAGGGCCTCCGCCGGAGCCTCCTGTGCCACCCGTGCCAGGGGTCAGTGAGGACGAGGCCGGCGGGCCTGGGGGTGCTGACCGGGCAGAGATTGAACTTCTCTACAAGGCCCTGGAGGAGCCACTGCTGCTGCCCCGGGCCCAGTCGGTGCTGTACCAGAGTGATCTGGATGAGTCGGAGAGCTGCACGGCAGAGGATGGGGCCACCAGTCGGCCCCTTTCCTCACCTCCCGGCCGGGACTCCCTCTATGCCAGCGGGGCCAACCTGCGGGACTCGCCCTCCTACCCGGACAGCAGCCCCGAAGGGCCTAATGaggccctgcccccaccccctcctgcccCCCCTGGGCCCCCAGAAATCTACTACACCTCCCGCCCGCCGGCCCTGGTGGCTCGGAATCCCCTACAGGGCTACTACCAGGTGCGGCGGCCCAGCCATGAGGGCTACCTGGCAGCCCCCAGTCTCGAGGGGCCAGGGCCCGATGGGGATGGGCAGATGCAGTTGGTCACCAGTCTCTGA
- the Adgrl1 gene encoding adhesion G protein-coupled receptor L1 isoform X6 produces the protein MARLAAALWSLCVTTVLVTSATQGLSRAGLPFGLMRRELACEGYPIELRCPGSDVIMVENANYGRTDDKICDADPFQMENVQCYLPDAFKIMSQRCNNRTQCVVVAGSDAFPDPCPGTYKYLEVQYDCVPYIFVCPGTLQKVLEPTSTHESEHQSGAWCKDPLQAGDRIYVMPWIPYRTDTLTEYASWEDYVAARHTTTYRLPNRVDGTGFVVYDGAVFYNKERTRNIVKYDLRTRIKSGETVINTANYHDTSPYRWGGKTDIDLAVDENGLWVIYATEGNNGRLVVSQLNPYTLRFEGTWETGYDKRSASNAFMVCGVLYVLRSVYVDDDSEAAGNRVDYAFNTNANREEPVSLAFPNPYQFVSSVDYNPRDNQLYVWNNYFVVRYSLEFGPPDPSAGPATSPPLSTTTTARPTPLTSTASPAATTPLRRAPLTTHPVGAINQLGPDLPPATAPAPSTRRPPAPNLHVSPELFCEPREVRRVQWPATQQGMLVERPCPKGTRGIASFQCLPALGLWNPRGPDLSNCTSPWVNQVAQKIKSGENAANIASELARHTRGSIYAGDVSSSVKLMEQLLDILDAQLQALRPIERESAGKNYNKMHKRERTCKDYIKAVVETVDNLLRPEALESWKDMNATEQVHTATMLLDVLEEGAFLLADNVREPARFLAAKQNVVLEVTVLNTEGQVQELVFPQEYPSENSIQLSANTIKQNSRNGVVKVVFILYNNLGLFLSTENATVKLAGETGTGGPGGASLVVNSQVIAASINKESSRVFLMDPVIFTVAHLEAKNHFNANCSFWNYSERSMLGYWSTQGCRLVESNKTHTTCACSHLTNFAVLMAHREIYQGRINELLLSVITWVGIVISLVCLAICISTFCFLRGLQTDRNTIHKNLCINLFLAELLFLVGIDKTQYEVACPIFAGLLHYFFLAAFSWLCLEGVHLYLLLVEVFESEYSRTKYYYLGGYCFPALVVGIAAAIDYRSYGTEKACWLRVDNYFIWSFIGPVSFVIVVNLVFLMVTLHKMIRSSSVLKPDSSRLDNIKSWALGAIALLFLLGLTWAFGLLFINKESVVMAYLFTTFNAFQGVFIFVFHCALQKKVHKEYSKCLRHSYCCIRSPPGGTHGSLKTSAMRSNTRYYTGTQSRIRRMWNDTVRKQTESSFMAGDVNSTPTLNRGTMGNHLLTNPVLQPRGGTSPYNTLIAESVGFNPSSPPVFNSPGSYREPKHPLGGREACGMDTLPLNGNFNNSYSLRSGDFPPGDGGPEPPRGRNLADAAAFEKMIISELVHNNLRGASGGAKGPPPEPPVPPVPGVSEDEAGGPGGADRAEIELLYKALEEPLLLPRAQSVLYQSDLDESESCTAEDGATSRPLSSPPGRDSLYASGANLRDSPSYPDSSPEGPNEALPPPPPAPPGPPEIYYTSRPPALVARNPLQGYYQVRRPSHEGYLAAPSLEGPGPDGDGQMQLVTSL, from the exons TCTTCGTGTGCCCAGGGACTCTGCAGAAGGTACTGGAGCCCACCTCCACACATGAGTCAGAGCACCAGTCTGGTGCCTGGTGCAAGGACCCGCTGCAGGCAGGTGACCGTATCTACGTCATGCCCTGGATCCCCTACCGCACGGACACACTGACTGAATATGCCTCGTGGGAGGACTATGTGGCTGCACGCCACACCACCACGTACCGACTGCCCAACCGTGTGGATGGCACTGGCTTTGTAGTCTACGACGGCGCAGTCTTCTACAACAAGGAGCGCACGCGCAACATCGTCAAGTATGACCTGCGGACTCGCATCAAGAGCGGAGAGACAGTCATCAACACAGCCAACTACCATGACACCTCGCCTTACCGTTGGGGAGGCAAGACCGACATTGACCTGGCGGTGGATGAGAACGGGCTGTGGGTCATCTATGCCACTGAGGGCAACAACGGGCGCCTGGTGGTGAGCCAGCTCAACCCCTACACGCTGCGCTTTGAGGGCACCTGGGAAACGGGCTACGACAAGCGCTCGGCCTCCAATGCCTTCATGGTATGTGGTGTCCTCTACGTGCTGCGCTCCGTGTATGTGGATGACGACAGTGAGGCGGCGGGCAACCGTGTGGACTATGCCTTCAACACCAATGCCAACCGAGAGGAGCCAGTCAGTCTCGCTTTCCCCAACCCCTACCAGTTTGTGTCCTCTGTTGACTACAACCCCCGGGACAACCAGCTGTATGTGTGGAATAACTACTTTGTGGTGCGCTACAGCCTGGAGTTCGGACCCCCAGATCCTAGTGCTG GCCCAGCCACTTCTCCACCTCTCAGTACCACCACCACAGCTCGGCCCACACCCCTCACCAGCACAGCCTCTCCTGCAGCCACCACTCCACTCCGTCGGGCACCCCTCACCACACACCCAGTGGGTGCCATTAACCAGCTGGGACCTGACCTGCCTCCAGCAACAGCCCCAGCGCCCAGCACCCGGCGGCCCCCAGCTCCCAATCTGCATGTGTCCCCTGAGCTCTTCTGTGAACCCCGAGAGGTTCGGCGGGTCCAGTGGCCAGCCACCCAACAGGGTATGCTGGTGGAGAGGCCTTGCCCCAAGGGAACGCGAG GAATTGCCTCGTTCCAGTGTCTCCCTGCTCTGGGGCTCTGGAATCCTCGGGGTCCTGACCTCAGTAACTGCACCTCCCCTTGGGTCAACCAAGTAGCCCAGAAG ATTAAGAGTGGAGAGAATGCAGCCAACATTGCTAGTGAGCTGGCCCGCCATACGCGGGGCTCCATCTACGCTGGGGACGTGTCCTCATCGGTGAAGCTGATGGAACAACTGTTAGACATCCTGGATGCCCAGCTCCAGGCCCTCCGGCCCATTGAGCGTGAGTCAGCTGGCAAGAACTACAACAAG aTGCACAAGCGAGAGAGAACCTGCAAGGATTATATCAAG GCCGTGGTGGAGACGGTGGACAACCTGCTCCGGCCAGAGGCACTTGAGTCCTGGAAAGACATGAATGCCACGGAACAGGTGCATACAGCCACCATGCTCCTAGATGTCCTGGAGGAGGGGGCCTTTCTGCTGGCCGACAATGTCAGGGAACCCGCTCGCTTCTTAGCTGCCAAGCAGAATGTGG TCCTGGAGGTGACTGTCCTGAACACAGAGGGTCAAGTGCAGGAGTTGGTGTTTCCCCAGGAATATCCCAGCGAGAACTCCATCCAGCTGTCTGCCAACACCATCAAGCAGAATAGCCGCAATG ggGTGGTCAAGGTTGTCTTCATCCTCTACAACAACTTGGGCCTGTTCTTGTCCACGGAGAATGCCACGGTGAAGCTGGCAGGCGAGACAGGGACCGGTGGCCCTGGCGGTGCCTCCCTGGTGGTGAACTCGCAGGTCATCGCAGCTTCCATCAATAAGGAATCAAGCCGCGTCTTCCTCATGGACCCTGTCATCTTTACTGTGGCTCACTTGGAG GCCAAGAACCACTTCAATGCAAACTGCTCCTTCTGGAACTACTCAGAGCGCTCCATGCTGGGCTACTGGTCAACCCAGGGCTGCCGCCTGGTGGAGTCCAATAAGACCCATACCACATGTGCCTGCAGCCACCTCACCAACTTCGCAGTGCTCATGGCTCACCGAGAGATC TACCAGGGCCGGATCAATGAGCTGCTGCTGTCGGTCATCACCTGGGTGGGCATTGTCATCTCCCTGGTCTGTCTGGCCATCTGTATCTCCACCTTCTGCTTCCTGCGAGGCCTGCAGACCGACCGCAACACCATCCACAAGAACCTGTGCATCAACCTCTTCCTTGCCGAGCTGCTCTTCCTGGTTGGGATAGACAAGACTCAGTATGAG GTTGCCTGCCCCATCTTTGCAGGCCTGCTGCACTACTTTTTCCTGGCCGCGTTTTCCTGGCTGTGCCTGGAAGGTGTGCACCTCTACCTGCTGCTGGTGGAAGTGTTTGAAAGCGAATACTCACGCACCAAGTACTATTACCTGGGCGGCTACTGCTTCCCAGCCCTGGTGGTAGGCATCGCAGCTGCCATTGACTACCGAAGCTATGGCACCGAGAAGGC CTGCTGGCTGAGAGTTGACAACTACTTCATCTGGAGCTTCATTGGGCCTGTTTCCTTTGTCATTGTG GTGAACCTGGTGTTCCTCATGGTGACCCTGCACAAGATGATCCGGAGCTCATCAGTGCTCAAGCCTGACTCCAGTCGCCTTGACAACATCAA GTCCTGGGCGCTGGGCGCCATTGCGCTGCTCTTCCTGCTGGGCCTCACCTGGGCTTTCGGCCTCCTCTTCATCAACAAGGAGTCTGTAGTCATGGCCTATCTCTTCACTACCTTCAACGCCTTCCAGGGGGTCTTCATCTTTGTCTTTCACTGCGCCTTACAGAAAAAG GTGCACAAGGAGTACAGCAAGTGCCTGCGTCACTCCTACTGCTGCATCCGCTCCCCACCTGGGGGTACTCACGGCTCCCTCAAGACCTCAGCCATGCGAAGTAACACCCGATACTACACGGGGACCCAG AGCCGAATCCGGAGGATGTGGAACGACACCGTGAGGAAACAGACAGAGTCCTCCTTTATGGCAGGTGACGTCAACAGCACCCCCACCCTGAACCGAG GTACCATGGGGAATCATCTACTGACCAACCCCGTGCTACAACCCCGTGGGGGCACCAGCCCATACAATACACTCATTGCAGAGTCTGTGGGCTTCAATCCTTCCTCGCCCCCAGTCTTCAACTCCCCAG GAAGCTACAGGGAACCCA AGCACCCCTTGGGAGGCCGGGAAGCCTGTGGCATGGACACCCTGCCCCTTAACGGCAACTTCAACAACAGCTACTCCTTGAGAAGCGGGGATTTCCCTCCAGGGGATGGGGGTCCTGAGCCACCCCGAGGTCGGAACCTGGCCGATGCCGCTGCCTTTGAGAAGATGATCATCTCAGAGCTGGTGCACAACAACCTGCGGGGGGCCAGTGGGGGCGCCAAAGGGCCTCCGCCGGAGCCTCCTGTGCCACCCGTGCCAGGGGTCAGTGAGGACGAGGCCGGCGGGCCTGGGGGTGCTGACCGGGCAGAGATTGAACTTCTCTACAAGGCCCTGGAGGAGCCACTGCTGCTGCCCCGGGCCCAGTCGGTGCTGTACCAGAGTGATCTGGATGAGTCGGAGAGCTGCACGGCAGAGGATGGGGCCACCAGTCGGCCCCTTTCCTCACCTCCCGGCCGGGACTCCCTCTATGCCAGCGGGGCCAACCTGCGGGACTCGCCCTCCTACCCGGACAGCAGCCCCGAAGGGCCTAATGaggccctgcccccaccccctcctgcccCCCCTGGGCCCCCAGAAATCTACTACACCTCCCGCCCGCCGGCCCTGGTGGCTCGGAATCCCCTACAGGGCTACTACCAGGTGCGGCGGCCCAGCCATGAGGGCTACCTGGCAGCCCCCAGTCTCGAGGGGCCAGGGCCCGATGGGGATGGGCAGATGCAGTTGGTCACCAGTCTCTGA